A single region of the Ketogulonicigenium vulgare WSH-001 genome encodes:
- a CDS encoding restriction endonuclease subunit S gives MNDMTVISNDRLPAGWKRVPLKHNLRRLSDKFPKGGKVMALENIESWTGRAIETASTFEGEGVAFKKGDILFGKLRPYLAKVHLTETDGEAVGDLWALRHQKHVDPCFAAYQLLEPGFIDRVNGSTTGAKMPRAEWGFVGSIKVPTPPLEEQTAIAIFLDRETARIDGLIKKKGRFIELLKEKRAALITHAVTKGIDAGVPMKDSGQDWLGQIPEHWDTVPPTALFTESKERAHEGDQMLSATQKYGVIPLEEFEALEQRQVTMAVTNLDKRKHTEIGDFVISMRSMDGGLERARAVGSVRSSYSVLRCGPEVEGRFFGYLLKSSLYIQALRLTTSFIRDGQDMNFSHFRKVKLPRVPVDEQIRIADHIDRETARIDGLVAKTDRSIELLKEKRSTLITAAVTGKIDVRNAA, from the coding sequence ATGAACGACATGACTGTGATATCCAACGACAGATTGCCGGCAGGTTGGAAACGCGTCCCGCTCAAGCACAATCTCCGCCGGCTCTCAGATAAGTTTCCCAAAGGCGGCAAAGTTATGGCCCTTGAGAACATCGAAAGTTGGACGGGCCGTGCAATCGAGACTGCGTCTACCTTCGAAGGTGAAGGAGTTGCCTTCAAAAAAGGTGACATCTTGTTTGGTAAACTTCGCCCCTACTTGGCTAAGGTTCACCTTACTGAAACAGATGGGGAAGCGGTTGGAGATCTTTGGGCACTTCGCCACCAAAAACACGTTGACCCATGCTTTGCGGCGTATCAATTGCTGGAACCGGGTTTCATCGATCGTGTGAATGGCTCTACGACAGGTGCAAAGATGCCACGGGCGGAATGGGGTTTTGTCGGATCAATCAAGGTGCCAACTCCACCCCTCGAAGAGCAAACCGCCATCGCGATCTTCCTCGACCGCGAGACCGCGCGCATTGATGGGCTGATCAAAAAGAAGGGCCGGTTCATCGAGCTTCTGAAAGAAAAGCGCGCCGCCTTGATCACCCATGCGGTGACAAAGGGGATCGATGCCGGTGTGCCGATGAAGGATTCGGGGCAGGACTGGTTGGGACAGATCCCTGAACACTGGGATACGGTTCCGCCGACAGCTTTGTTCACCGAAAGCAAAGAGCGTGCCCATGAAGGTGATCAAATGCTTTCGGCCACGCAAAAATACGGTGTGATCCCGCTGGAAGAGTTCGAAGCATTGGAACAGCGCCAAGTCACTATGGCCGTTACAAATCTCGACAAGCGTAAGCACACTGAAATTGGTGACTTCGTGATTTCAATGCGTAGCATGGATGGCGGACTTGAGCGGGCCCGTGCTGTGGGTAGCGTGCGTTCATCCTATTCCGTCCTGAGGTGTGGTCCTGAAGTCGAAGGGCGATTCTTTGGATACTTGTTGAAATCGAGCCTATATATTCAGGCGTTGCGCCTGACCACTAGCTTCATCCGAGATGGTCAGGACATGAACTTCAGCCATTTCCGAAAGGTCAAGTTGCCACGTGTTCCCGTGGATGAGCAAATTCGGATTGCCGATCACATTGACCGTGAAACCGCCCGCATCGACGGCCTCGTTGCCAAAACGGATCGCAGCATCGAGCTTCTGAAAGAGAAACGCTCGACCCTGATCACCGCCGCCGTGACCGGCAAGATTGACGTAAGGAATGCGGCATGA